A region from the Paenibacillus humicola genome encodes:
- a CDS encoding carbohydrate ABC transporter permease — protein MKSTNGLKRKTIGDYLIPAFLIIWGIIVLFPFFSVVVISFTSETEYIKTPLLLFPTEPTLESYKRIFEDGRIVSGYLTTFKLLAMSLPLSLFLTISFAYGMSRKDFPGRRFIFYFVLIAMIFDGGIIPLYMLMKDLHLVPNHLWAVVLANTVSTFYMILMHNFFKSLPDSLMESARIDGAGEWRILAKIVLPLSAPVIATITLFYTVDRWNEWFNPMIFLQKGYLQPLQLVLRSIVIDAQMDMVKSDMDTIELASNFAMGVKTAAIICTMLPVMLFFPFLQKHFVKGIMVGAVK, from the coding sequence ATGAAATCAACGAATGGCTTGAAAAGAAAGACGATAGGCGATTATCTGATTCCTGCTTTTCTCATTATATGGGGAATCATCGTCCTGTTTCCGTTTTTCAGCGTTGTCGTGATTTCCTTTACATCGGAGACCGAATACATAAAGACCCCGTTGCTTCTTTTTCCAACGGAGCCGACGCTGGAATCGTACAAGCGGATCTTTGAGGACGGGCGCATCGTGAGCGGTTATTTGACTACATTTAAGCTCTTGGCCATGTCGTTGCCGCTCAGTTTATTTCTTACCATCAGTTTTGCTTATGGGATGAGCCGCAAAGATTTCCCCGGACGCCGATTCATCTTTTACTTTGTGTTGATCGCTATGATTTTTGACGGCGGAATCATCCCTTTATATATGCTCATGAAGGATCTGCACCTGGTGCCCAATCATTTATGGGCTGTCGTTCTGGCAAACACAGTGAGTACCTTTTATATGATACTCATGCACAATTTCTTCAAATCCCTGCCCGATTCGCTTATGGAATCGGCGAGGATAGACGGAGCGGGGGAGTGGCGCATTCTTGCCAAAATTGTGCTGCCGCTGTCCGCGCCCGTGATTGCCACGATCACCTTATTCTACACCGTGGACCGCTGGAATGAATGGTTTAACCCCATGATTTTTCTTCAAAAAGGGTATCTTCAACCGCTGCAGCTGGTACTGCGAAGCATTGTAATCGATGCGCAAATGGACATGGTGAAATCCGACATGGACACGATCGAGCTTGCGTCAAATTTCGCTATGGGCGTAAAAACAGCCGCTATCATATGTACAATGCTTCCGGTTATGCTGTTCTTCCCGTTCCTGCAAAAACACTTTGTGAAAGGTATTATGGTCGGCGCAGTCAAATAA
- a CDS encoding D-2-hydroxyacid dehydrogenase has product MKKTLLVVMTFLPEFRAKLEALAPELDIVYCEKQPPSEEDLKRASYIWGNPSEAQLSLCGRLEWLQLQTAGHDRYVKPGVLPNGAMLCNCSGAYGLAISEFLLAHTLVLMRKLHLYRDLQHERSWKHLGRIGIVARSSVLVVGIGDIGARYAQKMHALGAKVFGIRRHVDKKPDYLDALYRLDQIDDILPQCDIVALCLPNHPETEGLFSRERIAKMKQGAFLLNVGRGSAVDTEALCDALESGALAGAGLDVVDPEPLPETHRLWKIKTAMITPHCAGGDEFGEIYPSIIEVWCENLRRLQADEPLLNRVDTETGYRV; this is encoded by the coding sequence ATGAAAAAGACTTTGCTTGTCGTGATGACCTTTTTACCTGAATTTCGCGCGAAGCTGGAGGCGCTTGCACCTGAGCTCGATATCGTCTACTGCGAGAAGCAGCCTCCTTCGGAAGAAGATCTCAAGCGAGCCTCCTATATCTGGGGGAACCCCAGCGAAGCACAGCTTTCCTTATGCGGGAGGTTGGAATGGCTGCAGCTCCAGACAGCCGGGCATGACCGGTATGTGAAGCCGGGCGTGCTGCCGAATGGCGCTATGCTGTGTAACTGCTCGGGCGCTTACGGGCTTGCCATCTCCGAATTTCTGCTTGCCCATACGCTCGTCCTCATGCGCAAGCTTCACCTGTACCGCGATCTCCAGCATGAGCGCAGTTGGAAGCATCTGGGGCGCATCGGGATTGTAGCGCGTTCTTCTGTACTGGTTGTCGGTATCGGCGATATCGGGGCACGGTATGCTCAAAAAATGCACGCGCTCGGCGCGAAGGTTTTCGGCATTCGCCGGCACGTCGATAAAAAACCCGATTATCTGGATGCTCTGTATCGATTGGATCAAATTGACGATATTTTGCCGCAATGCGACATTGTCGCTTTGTGTTTGCCGAACCACCCGGAAACGGAGGGCTTATTCAGCCGCGAACGCATCGCGAAAATGAAGCAAGGAGCGTTCCTGCTTAATGTGGGACGGGGTTCGGCGGTCGACACCGAGGCGCTCTGCGACGCGCTGGAAAGCGGCGCGCTGGCAGGCGCGGGCCTCGACGTGGTAGATCCGGAGCCTCTCCCTGAAACCCATCGCCTGTGGAAGATTAAAACGGCGATGATTACTCCCCATTGCGCCGGCGGTGACGAATTCGGCGAAATCTATCCTTCCATCATCGAGGTCTGGTGTGAAAATCTGCGCCGTCTGCAAGCGGACGAACCCCTGCTTAACCGTGTTGACACGGAAACGGGATATCGAGTGTAA
- a CDS encoding aldehyde dehydrogenase family protein — protein sequence MSGRKKLFIDGRWLEALNYENLKSPYSEETIAEIPHAAIEETEAAIAAADRAAKVMAEMTCHQRAEILDNVTSLLAKRAEEAARLIAVEAAKPLAMARAEVQRTIMTYKFSSEEARRIHGEQIAIDAAPGGENRTAYTIREPLGAVGAITPFNFPMNLVAHKVGPAIAAGNSVVLKPASQTPLSSLFAAGLFAEAGLPAGALNVVTGSGKTVGDQIVTDPRIKAVTFTGSPEVGKEIRRRSGLKRLTLELGSNSALIVDRDVDIDEIMARCVASSFSFQGQVCISLQRIYVHEEIYDEFVNKFVETTQKLTVGDPLDERTDLSAMISRKDVERALSWIAEAKQNGAAIAAGGTAERNIVLPTVLLGVDPKTKVSCQEAFAPIVLINKVKSVEEAVNDVNDSRFGLQAGIYTANMHHAFYAAKKLQVGGVMLNDTPSFRVDQMPYGGVKDSGTGREGVKYAAQEMTEMKLIVINHNITHARP from the coding sequence ATGAGCGGAAGAAAGAAGCTATTCATTGATGGCAGGTGGCTTGAAGCGCTCAACTACGAGAATCTGAAATCGCCCTACTCAGAGGAGACGATTGCTGAAATTCCACATGCTGCGATAGAAGAGACCGAAGCTGCAATTGCCGCTGCCGATCGTGCCGCTAAGGTCATGGCTGAGATGACGTGCCATCAGAGAGCCGAAATTTTGGATAACGTTACTTCGCTCTTGGCCAAACGAGCCGAGGAGGCGGCCCGGCTGATCGCCGTTGAAGCCGCCAAGCCGCTCGCCATGGCCCGCGCGGAAGTGCAGCGTACGATCATGACCTACAAGTTTTCCTCGGAGGAAGCAAGGCGCATTCACGGTGAGCAAATCGCGATAGATGCCGCGCCCGGCGGGGAAAACCGGACAGCCTACACGATCAGGGAGCCGCTGGGAGCCGTCGGCGCCATTACGCCATTCAACTTTCCAATGAATCTTGTCGCCCATAAGGTCGGACCTGCGATTGCAGCCGGCAACTCGGTCGTGTTGAAACCCGCTTCGCAAACTCCGCTAAGTTCGTTGTTCGCAGCCGGATTGTTTGCTGAAGCCGGTCTTCCCGCCGGAGCATTAAATGTTGTGACGGGCAGCGGAAAAACCGTTGGCGACCAGATCGTGACGGATCCGCGTATCAAAGCCGTAACGTTTACGGGAAGTCCGGAAGTCGGAAAGGAAATTCGCCGCAGATCGGGGTTAAAGCGGTTGACCTTGGAGCTCGGCTCGAATTCGGCGTTGATCGTCGACCGGGACGTTGACATCGACGAAATTATGGCCCGCTGCGTCGCCAGCTCGTTCAGTTTCCAGGGGCAGGTGTGCATTTCGCTGCAGCGGATTTATGTTCATGAAGAGATTTACGACGAATTTGTCAACAAGTTCGTAGAGACGACACAGAAACTGACCGTCGGAGACCCGCTGGACGAAAGGACCGATCTTTCCGCCATGATCAGCCGGAAAGACGTCGAGCGAGCGTTGAGCTGGATTGCGGAAGCCAAACAGAACGGTGCGGCGATCGCCGCAGGGGGAACCGCCGAGCGCAATATTGTTCTGCCTACCGTATTGCTCGGAGTCGATCCGAAGACGAAAGTTTCCTGCCAGGAAGCTTTTGCGCCTATCGTGCTCATCAATAAGGTGAAATCTGTTGAGGAGGCCGTGAATGACGTTAACGACTCGCGCTTCGGACTGCAAGCCGGCATTTATACCGCGAATATGCATCATGCTTTTTACGCGGCAAAAAAACTGCAAGTCGGAGGTGTAATGCTCAATGATACGCCTTCATTTCGGGTGGATCAGATGCCCTACGGCGGCGTGAAGGACAGCGGCACGGGCCGTGAGGGAGTCAAATATGCCGCCCAGGAAATGACGGAAATGAAGCTGATCGTGATTAACCACAATATTACGCACGCCCGTCCGTGA
- a CDS encoding aspartate aminotransferase family protein produces MTDNQRLRELDRKHLLHPTSPIKDQYERGPSVIMQRGEGIYVYDTEGKQYLDGLSSLWNVNVGHGRQELAQAAMEQMTKLAYSHSFNRFSHEPAILLAEKVASLTPADLNVCHFTSGGSESNDTAFKLVRQYFKLKGETNRYKIIARYRAYHGVTIGATSATGIPIFRQTGGPLAGGFVQAGAPYSYRCEKCESCAEGGATCAVQSMEEALLREGPDTVAAVIVEPIQGAGGVIVPPPGYMREIRRLCDKYGILMIADEVITGFGRTGKWFGMEHEGAAADLMTFAKGITSGYIPLGGVILNDGLHKELAELSTAVLPHGYTYSGHPTACAVALKNLQIIERENLVANAASMGQVLGAGLQQLKRESDIVGNVTYRGLLASVELVENKADKRAFPAAKKAAQLVFDKAMEKGLITRAISIDNTDIIALCPPLTIQKDQVESLIDILAASIADARKELLG; encoded by the coding sequence ATGACTGATAATCAACGATTGAGGGAATTGGATCGCAAGCATTTGCTGCATCCGACCAGCCCGATTAAGGATCAATACGAACGCGGACCGTCTGTCATCATGCAGCGGGGCGAAGGCATTTATGTATACGATACCGAAGGAAAACAGTATCTCGACGGGTTATCTTCCCTCTGGAACGTCAATGTGGGCCACGGGAGGCAGGAACTGGCGCAAGCGGCTATGGAGCAAATGACCAAGCTGGCCTACAGCCATTCCTTCAACCGGTTTTCCCATGAGCCGGCCATCCTGTTGGCCGAAAAAGTGGCGTCTCTCACGCCGGCCGACTTGAACGTCTGCCATTTCACCTCGGGCGGCTCGGAATCGAACGATACGGCATTTAAATTGGTTCGCCAATATTTTAAATTGAAGGGCGAGACGAACCGCTATAAAATCATCGCCCGTTATCGCGCCTATCATGGCGTGACGATCGGCGCGACGAGCGCCACCGGCATCCCGATATTCCGCCAGACGGGCGGACCGCTCGCGGGTGGATTCGTACAAGCGGGTGCCCCATACAGCTATCGCTGCGAAAAGTGCGAATCCTGCGCCGAAGGCGGCGCCACCTGCGCGGTGCAAAGTATGGAGGAGGCGCTTCTCCGGGAAGGTCCTGACACCGTGGCTGCGGTTATTGTCGAACCGATTCAGGGAGCAGGCGGAGTAATCGTTCCGCCGCCCGGCTACATGCGCGAAATCCGCCGTCTTTGCGACAAGTACGGCATTCTGATGATCGCCGACGAGGTCATTACCGGCTTTGGACGAACCGGGAAATGGTTCGGCATGGAGCACGAGGGTGCTGCTGCCGACCTGATGACGTTTGCGAAAGGGATTACGAGCGGGTACATACCGCTTGGCGGCGTGATTTTGAACGACGGCTTGCACAAGGAGCTCGCGGAGCTGTCTACCGCGGTATTGCCGCATGGCTATACCTATAGCGGACATCCGACCGCCTGCGCAGTGGCGCTTAAAAATTTGCAGATTATCGAACGGGAAAATCTGGTTGCGAATGCTGCCTCCATGGGCCAAGTTCTTGGCGCCGGTTTGCAGCAGTTGAAGCGGGAGTCGGATATTGTGGGCAATGTCACGTACAGGGGGCTGCTTGCTTCGGTTGAGCTCGTCGAAAACAAGGCGGACAAACGGGCGTTTCCGGCAGCCAAGAAGGCCGCACAGCTCGTATTCGACAAGGCGATGGAAAAAGGGCTGATCACGCGCGCGATCTCGATCGACAATACGGACATCATTGCTTTGTGTCCTCCTTTGACCATTCAGAAGGATCAGGTAGAGTCGCTCATCGACATCCTGGCGGCATCAATTGCCGATGCAAGAAAGGAACTGTTGGGTTGA
- a CDS encoding ABC transporter substrate-binding protein — protein MKKTKTIGSLLVSVMLAGVVSACSSSNEAHETASPAASAPASSGAAGQEQNKYAKHMTISYAVGNNNLDVNDDVFAKIWKDKYNFDWEIRPVASNNNSETFRIWINSGDMADMGSWNYNHSEYVSYVKQGLLKELPKGWREKWPNLAAAQDRTGIYKYVEDQVVSDNILFKPIMADNYPLDKLINHDGIWFRADWVRAVGAEVKDHYTVAEIMDIARKIKQQDPGKVGEKLIPIDVPTVGLWVMFVWPNATHYQEVSQFYQDADGVFHWGLADPEILKGLKLWRQAYDEGLLNPEYYNLPDGPQTEAQMYTAGISAMNQAAGMASVGTRQASFMGSNLGVDPSESLSYAFLTDDNGVYRANEIPNFAGSLIFNPKLDDAKFERILDILDESASKEGQDLINMGIEGTDWKKNPDGTIVNLNGNLQISEKYKSIPNLWSSLLLLRDNYQLVNPTLPQIWRDKAIKQYKEKTELTDPNNPEIFAKLDPDVYFYNSPARSRAVMNIPAELSGIVLKGPDVEANWNAWVKEKMPLIQPVLDELTAMKKKKK, from the coding sequence ATGAAAAAAACAAAAACGATCGGTTCTCTCCTGGTGTCGGTCATGCTGGCAGGTGTTGTTTCGGCATGTTCGTCATCCAATGAGGCCCATGAGACCGCATCCCCGGCCGCATCTGCACCGGCGTCGTCGGGAGCCGCAGGGCAAGAACAAAATAAGTATGCCAAGCATATGACCATTTCGTATGCTGTCGGCAACAACAATCTTGACGTAAACGACGATGTATTTGCAAAGATCTGGAAGGATAAATACAATTTCGATTGGGAAATCAGGCCGGTAGCATCCAATAATAACAGTGAAACGTTTCGCATCTGGATCAATTCCGGCGATATGGCCGATATGGGGAGCTGGAACTACAATCATTCCGAGTATGTTTCTTATGTCAAACAAGGACTGCTTAAGGAATTGCCCAAAGGCTGGCGTGAGAAGTGGCCGAACCTCGCCGCGGCCCAAGATCGGACTGGCATTTATAAATATGTTGAGGATCAAGTGGTCAGTGACAATATTCTGTTTAAGCCGATCATGGCCGACAACTATCCGTTAGACAAACTGATCAATCACGATGGAATTTGGTTCCGCGCGGATTGGGTCCGTGCTGTTGGCGCCGAGGTAAAGGATCATTACACCGTTGCTGAAATCATGGATATCGCGCGGAAGATCAAGCAGCAGGATCCCGGCAAAGTCGGCGAGAAGCTGATTCCGATTGACGTTCCCACTGTCGGGCTTTGGGTTATGTTTGTATGGCCCAACGCTACGCATTACCAGGAGGTCTCCCAGTTCTATCAGGATGCTGACGGCGTGTTTCATTGGGGACTCGCCGATCCGGAGATTCTGAAAGGGTTGAAGCTTTGGCGGCAGGCCTATGACGAGGGGCTGCTGAATCCGGAGTATTACAATCTGCCGGATGGACCTCAAACGGAAGCGCAAATGTATACCGCCGGCATATCTGCGATGAATCAAGCCGCGGGTATGGCCAGCGTGGGCACCCGGCAGGCCAGCTTTATGGGCTCGAATTTGGGCGTTGATCCTAGCGAGTCGTTGAGCTATGCGTTTTTAACGGATGATAACGGCGTTTATCGGGCCAATGAAATCCCCAATTTCGCGGGCAGTCTTATTTTTAACCCGAAGCTGGACGATGCCAAGTTTGAACGCATACTCGACATTCTCGACGAGTCCGCTTCTAAAGAAGGGCAGGACTTAATTAACATGGGTATTGAAGGCACGGACTGGAAGAAAAACCCCGACGGCACGATCGTTAACTTGAACGGGAACCTCCAAATTTCCGAGAAATACAAGAGTATCCCGAACCTTTGGTCCTCCCTGCTCCTTCTGCGCGACAATTATCAGCTGGTTAATCCGACATTGCCGCAGATTTGGCGCGATAAAGCCATCAAGCAGTATAAGGAAAAAACCGAGCTCACCGATCCCAATAATCCCGAGATTTTTGCGAAGCTCGACCCGGACGTATATTTTTATAATTCACCCGCGCGTTCCCGCGCTGTTATGAACATTCCTGCAGAATTATCGGGCATTGTTCTGAAGGGACCTGATGTAGAGGCCAACTGGAACGCTTGGGTCAAGGAAAAGATGCCGCTGATTCAGCCGGTTCTGGATGAGCTTACCGCGATGAAGAAAAAGAAAAAATAG
- a CDS encoding DUF4364 family protein, whose translation MTSQESYVLCALAQMDQLSVEELSRFLFETGLVAETDLRLPLTSLKEQGLVCQAVNLRGLVYEITNDGRSLASGDAELAGIKTDVAAKSAVYRRVFEQEKDYIAQYTESSTGVVPVFLSIRDGSRIVLKINIIIRDIGTAKKICSGWMSSSGRAFDAVWQAIAGDEPDPGFWTSRPKEEKA comes from the coding sequence ATGACGAGCCAGGAATCGTATGTTCTGTGCGCTTTAGCGCAGATGGATCAGCTGAGCGTGGAAGAGCTTTCACGTTTTTTATTTGAAACCGGCCTTGTCGCGGAAACCGATCTCAGGCTGCCGCTTACCTCTCTCAAGGAGCAGGGACTTGTCTGCCAGGCCGTGAATTTGCGCGGTCTCGTCTACGAAATCACGAACGACGGCCGGAGCTTGGCGAGCGGCGACGCGGAGCTTGCGGGGATCAAAACGGACGTAGCCGCCAAAAGCGCGGTGTACAGGCGTGTCTTTGAACAGGAGAAAGACTATATTGCCCAGTACACCGAGTCGTCCACCGGGGTTGTTCCCGTATTCCTTTCAATCCGCGACGGCTCAAGGATTGTCCTCAAAATCAATATTATCATCAGGGATATAGGCACCGCGAAAAAAATATGCTCCGGCTGGATGAGCAGCTCCGGGCGCGCATTTGACGCCGTATGGCAGGCCATCGCCGGAGATGAGCCGGATCCGGGCTTTTGGACAAGCCGGCCGAAGGAGGAGAAAGCATGA
- a CDS encoding 3-hydroxyacyl-CoA dehydrogenase family protein, which translates to MGETLSVLGAGQMGHSIALTAAWAGFSVVLQGNSEAGLARADKGICNKLELLADNGLIKQEEMTTIRRRIRTTVSVPDAAASASFVIESIPEQLELKRQLYEQLDTLCDERVILASNTSGLSPTAIAGRMKRPERMIVTHFWNPAHLLPLVEVVRGEKTDDKTADRAMQLLRAMDKKPILVKKDALGSVGNRLQYALFREAQYILEQGIASMEDIDDAVTYSLGRRLAVTGPFMTADMGGLDLFDAISGYLFADLSKADRSFEAMRLLVDSGMYGLKTGAGFYEWDEAFSAQMTKAREQELIRYLKCDRGLE; encoded by the coding sequence GTGGGAGAAACCTTAAGCGTGCTGGGGGCGGGACAGATGGGCCATTCCATCGCGCTGACGGCGGCATGGGCCGGTTTTTCGGTCGTTTTGCAGGGGAACAGCGAAGCCGGTCTGGCGCGCGCGGACAAAGGAATTTGCAACAAGCTGGAGTTACTGGCCGACAACGGTCTGATCAAGCAGGAGGAAATGACGACGATACGCAGGCGTATCCGTACTACGGTTTCGGTGCCGGACGCTGCAGCAAGCGCGAGCTTCGTGATCGAGTCGATTCCCGAGCAGCTGGAGCTGAAGCGGCAGCTTTACGAGCAGCTGGATACACTGTGCGATGAACGTGTAATACTCGCAAGCAATACGTCCGGGCTGAGCCCGACGGCGATTGCCGGGCGGATGAAGCGGCCGGAACGGATGATCGTCACACACTTTTGGAATCCTGCGCATTTGCTGCCGCTCGTCGAGGTCGTACGCGGGGAGAAAACCGACGACAAGACGGCGGATCGGGCGATGCAGCTGCTGCGGGCAATGGACAAAAAACCGATTCTCGTGAAAAAGGATGCGCTCGGATCGGTCGGCAACCGGCTTCAGTATGCGCTGTTTCGGGAGGCGCAGTATATTTTGGAGCAGGGCATCGCCAGCATGGAGGATATCGACGACGCCGTGACGTACAGCCTCGGGCGCCGGCTCGCGGTAACCGGTCCTTTCATGACGGCTGACATGGGCGGTCTTGACTTGTTTGACGCCATTTCGGGCTATTTGTTTGCCGATTTGAGCAAGGCCGATCGATCGTTCGAGGCTATGCGCTTGCTGGTTGACAGCGGCATGTACGGGCTGAAAACCGGCGCCGGCTTTTACGAGTGGGACGAAGCGTTTTCCGCGCAAATGACCAAGGCCCGGGAGCAGGAGCTCATTCGGTATTTAAAGTGCGACAGAGGGCTGGAATAG
- a CDS encoding glycoside hydrolase family 9 protein: MYQPLLDQLKESRYIRRSMKVDESDSAYERWRKKPVLKSRELLLCENFDSLIQKGPGTIHRDFTNTISGKGSVRLDTPTSTAVKRPNNRRYDEPGILFPLQHENLYEYNRISLWVYVNSPGFSSQFVLVALHNEGEHIMPVPGRFEGTHHADMTPGRWTQIIWELPDIYRDNVTGISVGTFLPGSPMNASDSMSLYIDDLRIESVEPEKSRGWDLPAGSIAYCHSGYLSNARKQALVQGSHAETFSLADDKGETVYTGKVTACENGFGLLDFSGFQTPGFYTIAAGELTSKAIPIGPDAFLAAAWKSLNFFFTERCGFEVPELHIECHLDTFCKHPDGRTIPIHGGWHDAGDLSQSIDKTADVIVAMLDLGDATRETQPDLSDRVLEEARWGLNWAMRTRFGDGYRHTSLTKGIWTKNYRGDKDDMTGEAKNTAIHNYTAAYTCAYGAPFYKWDRNFYDWCVKCASEDFFFAEETIVSSNDNSLMSERIAAAVSAAAMLYRVTGETRFLDAAANRARQLAQCQQLERRTDFSLPLHGYFYEDRDKTRPISFYHRSYEHFFMMGFILLLEGAPDHPDAGLWRQCVDAYTDYIKETAHVMEPYGILPAGIYELGNTDYSKMSHEGSKDIGGPTIEEYNAQVKNGIKLNENTYLRRFPVSYQFRGFHATLLSKAKNVFTLARFLGDRELYDLAARQLEYVLGFNPFAMSTMYGEGYDYPPLYGGFAGQPVGAVPVGFETFENEDEPYMPMQNNCTYKEVWVCSTARVMWSIAEVYKGI, encoded by the coding sequence ATGTACCAGCCTCTGCTCGATCAGCTCAAAGAGAGCCGTTATATCCGCAGGTCCATGAAGGTGGACGAATCGGATTCGGCTTATGAACGCTGGCGCAAGAAGCCCGTTTTGAAGTCCCGTGAGCTTCTGCTTTGCGAAAATTTCGATTCCCTGATCCAAAAGGGCCCAGGTACTATTCACAGGGATTTTACAAACACCATATCCGGCAAGGGAAGCGTCCGGCTGGACACGCCCACTTCAACGGCTGTCAAAAGACCCAACAACCGCAGATACGACGAGCCCGGCATATTATTTCCGCTGCAGCACGAAAATCTCTATGAGTACAACCGCATCTCGCTTTGGGTCTATGTGAACTCTCCCGGTTTTTCCAGCCAATTTGTCCTGGTTGCACTGCACAATGAGGGGGAGCACATCATGCCAGTGCCCGGCCGTTTTGAAGGCACTCATCACGCTGACATGACGCCCGGCCGGTGGACACAGATTATCTGGGAGCTCCCCGATATTTATCGCGACAATGTCACCGGTATCTCGGTAGGCACTTTCCTGCCCGGCTCGCCCATGAATGCCTCGGACAGCATGTCCTTGTATATCGACGATTTGCGGATTGAATCGGTAGAGCCCGAAAAGAGCCGCGGATGGGACCTTCCGGCAGGTTCCATAGCATACTGTCACAGCGGCTACTTGAGTAATGCGCGCAAACAGGCGCTGGTACAGGGCTCGCATGCCGAAACCTTTTCATTGGCCGATGATAAGGGTGAAACCGTGTACACCGGCAAAGTAACGGCTTGCGAAAACGGCTTTGGCCTTTTGGATTTCTCCGGTTTTCAAACACCCGGCTTCTATACGATTGCTGCAGGAGAACTGACTTCCAAAGCCATTCCCATCGGCCCGGACGCCTTTCTCGCCGCCGCCTGGAAGAGCCTTAATTTCTTTTTTACCGAGCGCTGCGGCTTTGAAGTGCCGGAACTGCACATCGAATGCCATCTCGATACTTTTTGCAAACACCCCGACGGACGCACGATACCTATACATGGCGGCTGGCACGATGCCGGAGATTTATCGCAGTCTATAGACAAAACCGCAGATGTCATTGTCGCCATGCTGGATCTCGGCGACGCCACCCGCGAAACGCAGCCGGATCTATCCGACCGCGTACTGGAGGAAGCCCGCTGGGGACTGAACTGGGCAATGCGCACCCGTTTTGGCGACGGTTACCGTCATACCAGTCTCACAAAGGGCATCTGGACCAAAAATTACCGCGGCGATAAGGACGACATGACGGGGGAGGCGAAGAATACCGCCATTCATAACTACACCGCCGCCTATACCTGCGCCTACGGTGCGCCGTTTTACAAATGGGACCGGAATTTTTACGACTGGTGCGTCAAGTGCGCCAGTGAAGACTTTTTCTTTGCCGAAGAAACGATTGTCTCTTCGAACGATAACAGCTTGATGTCCGAGCGTATCGCAGCGGCCGTTTCAGCCGCCGCCATGCTCTACCGCGTGACCGGCGAGACACGTTTTCTTGACGCAGCGGCGAACCGTGCCCGGCAGCTGGCTCAATGCCAGCAGTTGGAGCGCAGGACGGACTTTTCCCTTCCGCTGCACGGCTACTTCTACGAAGATCGCGATAAAACAAGGCCCATCAGCTTTTACCACCGCAGTTATGAGCATTTCTTCATGATGGGCTTCATATTGCTGCTCGAAGGCGCGCCGGATCACCCGGATGCAGGGTTGTGGAGGCAATGCGTGGACGCTTACACCGACTATATCAAGGAAACCGCACACGTCATGGAGCCCTACGGCATATTGCCTGCAGGCATATATGAACTGGGCAACACCGATTATTCCAAGATGTCGCACGAGGGGTCAAAGGACATTGGCGGTCCGACGATCGAAGAATACAATGCGCAGGTGAAAAACGGGATCAAGCTGAACGAAAACACGTATTTGCGGAGATTTCCGGTGTCCTACCAGTTCCGCGGCTTTCATGCGACCTTACTGAGCAAGGCCAAAAACGTTTTCACCCTGGCAAGGTTCCTGGGCGACCGCGAGCTTTATGACTTGGCCGCCAGACAGCTGGAATATGTTTTGGGTTTCAACCCCTTTGCCATGAGTACCATGTATGGAGAAGGTTATGATTATCCTCCGCTTTACGGCGGCTTTGCAGGCCAGCCTGTAGGCGCCGTGCCTGTCGGCTTCGAGACTTTCGAAAACGAAGACGAGCCCTACATGCCTATGCAAAATAACTGCACTTATAAGGAAGTATGGGTGTGCAGCACTGCGCGCGTGATGTGGAGTATTGCAGAGGTTTACAAGGGCATCTGA